CCCTGGCGGTTTATCATTGAAGTAATTATAAAAACTTACTACTCCGTATACCTTCGCTCCCGGAACACCTAATTTTCTGGCTACAAAGAGTTGAACATCCCTAGGCAAGTAACCGAAAAGTTCCTGGGCTTTATGTAATACCGATATCAATGCCCCTTCCCTTTCTTCTAAACTATCGATATATTCTTCCAACTCTTGAAACTTTTCCTTAGGAAGTTCCCTTTCTAAGTTATTTTTAGGCTGTAAAACTGTTTTTTCCACTTTCCCTATCCCCTTTCTGGTATAAAATATCCTAAACTATCTATTAGTATTGCTTTTAGTTGTTAAGTATATGCAACTTATTTTAACCTAAAAGGGCACCTTTTATCAGGTGCCCTTCAGT
Above is a window of Anaerobranca gottschalkii DSM 13577 DNA encoding:
- the nuoE gene encoding NADH-quinone oxidoreductase subunit NuoE; its protein translation is MEKTVLQPKNNLERELPKEKFQELEEYIDSLEEREGALISVLHKAQELFGYLPRDVQLFVARKLGVPGAKVYGVVSFYNYFNDKPPGEVIINICTGTACFVKGADKIMADFEEKLGIKAGQTTEDGKFTLNAVRCVGACGLAPVVIVGEKVYGRVKVEELDQILAKHERKDVQ